From Nymphaea colorata isolate Beijing-Zhang1983 unplaced genomic scaffold, ASM883128v2 scaffold0572, whole genome shotgun sequence, the proteins below share one genomic window:
- the LOC116245205 gene encoding LOW QUALITY PROTEIN: uncharacterized protein LOC116245205 (The sequence of the model RefSeq protein was modified relative to this genomic sequence to represent the inferred CDS: inserted 1 base in 1 codon; deleted 4 bases in 2 codons; substituted 2 bases at 2 genomic stop codons) yields the protein MSESDSYSSEESYGWISWFCNLEDHQFFCKVDEEYIRDSFNLYGLKQMFDHYVPTLPSSDALXMVLRPDPPEEEELEDEVIVVRCRYLSIYQEATDIYGLIHARYIITPKGLAIMRDKYQKGAFGXCPRVLCERQHTLPIGMSEXIRTSRVKIFCPRCQEVYMPKKKCHDIDGAYFGCSFAHILLMVYPDMLPKSIETKYVPKVYGFKIYGRKGSKYEKKEDKKEITYYTQEELKKIKSRNDPRRKEEEH from the exons ATGTCGGAGAGCGATTCGTACAGCTCGGAGGAGAGCTACGGGTGGATCAGCTGGTTCTGCAACCTCGAAGACCACCAGTTCTTCTGCAAGGTCGACGAGGAGTACATCCGCGACAGCTTCAACCTCTACGGACTGAAGCAAATGTTCGATCACTAC GTACCCACTCTCCCATCAAGCGATGCGCTTTAAATGGTCCTGCGTCCTGACCCGCCCGAGGAAGAAGAGCTTGAAGATGAG GTAATAGTTGTGAGATGCAGATACCTCTCCATCTACCAGGAGGCGACGGATATCTACGGACTGATCCACGCGAGATACATAATAACGCCGAAGGGCCTGGCGATAATGCGCGACAAGTACCAGAAGGGCGCTTTCG GTTGTCCTCGGGTGTTGTGCGAGCGCCAGCACACGCTGCCGATCGGTATGAGCGAGTAGATCCGCACCTCGCGCGTGAAGATCTTCTGTCCGCGGTGCCAGGAGGTCTACATGCCGAAGAAGAAGTGCCACGATATCGACGGAGCCTATTTCGGTTGTTCCTTCGCGCATATCCTGCTGATGGTCTACCCCGATATGCTGCCCAAGTCCATCGAGACCAAGTACGTGCCCAAGGTATACGGGTTCAAGATCTACGGCAGGAAGGGATCCAAGTACGAGAAGAAGGAGGACAAGAAGGAAATCACCTACTACACCCAGGAGGAACTGAAGAAAATCAAATCCCGCAACGATCCACGCAGGAAGGAAGAGGAACACTGA
- the LOC116245204 gene encoding uncharacterized protein LOC116245204: MGSSLSNVKAASANNNHSSESIFGLSEWVPVARSNHIEVKRKAQFDLLKVAANKFPSEDSTRLRIRLYDVDSHEEIGSTEELTLQSLLTQEEKGASQRVYKNGFVVGNVAVLRWAKVNRDSFLTYIVNGARLHLLLGIDFTNSNFKGEPLHHPDDKRNPYILAINEIVGMLQYFDYYNQIALYGFGARLPPYYKSVGHCFALNGNYYHPLITGGVDEIVKLYKEALARIQPHGPTKLSDVIGMAVQFAQAEYQSSNYYVLVLLTDGSFDDVELTIDRII, translated from the exons ATGGGATCGTCACTGTCCAACGTGAAGGCGGCATCAGCTAACAACAACCACAGCTCTGAAAGTATCTTTGGTTTGAG TGAGTGGGTGCCAGTCGCCCGCTCCAACCACATCGAAGTCAAAAGAAAAGCTCAGTTTGACCTGCTCAAAGTAGCAGCCAACAAGTTCCCCAGCGAGGATAGCACCAGACTGCGCATTCGCCTCTACGACGTGGATTCGCATGAAGAAATAGGCTCTACTGAGGAACTTACGCTGCAGTCTTTGCTGACGCAGGAGGAAAAAGGAGCTTCTCAACGAGTATATAAGAATGGCTTCGTTGTTGGTAACGTGGCAGTTTTGAGGTGGGCAAAGGTCAATCGAGACTCCTTCCTTACATACATCGTAAATGGCGCACGCCTCCACCTATTGCTGGGAATCGACTTTACGAATTCCAATTTCAAGGGTGAGCCATTGCACCATCCGGACGACAAACGCAATCCCTACATTTTGGCCATTAACGAAATCGTGGGCATGCTTCAGTACTTTGACTACTACAACCAAATCGCCCTCTATGGGTTCGGAGCGCGTCTGCCGCCCTACTACAAGAGCGTGGGGCATTGCTTCGCCCTAAACGGTAACTACTACCATCCGCTGATCACTGGAGGAGTGGACGAAATTGTGAAATTATATAAGGAGGCACTTGCTCGCATCCAACCGCACGGGCCAACTAAGCTATCGGATGTGATTGGGATGGCTGTCCAATTCGCACAGGCTGAGTATCAGTCATCCAACTACTACGTTCTGGTTCTGCTTACTGATGGATCCTTTGATGATGTAGAGCTTACCATCGATCGCATCATCTAA